The stretch of DNA ATCGACGCTTACCTCTACCATCAAAGCTAAGCGCTAGAGAGATTATAAGCGTTCACACATGTTGTGCTCGTTAAAGTCACGGACTACCGAGCTACGCCGGTCGAGGAGGAGAGGTTGAGGAGGAAGGTCTCAGGGAGAGCTGAGCCTCTCAAAGTACCTCCGCATTAAGCCACTCGGCTGATACAGTAAAGCCTCTTTTCCTCTCTTTCCTTTTTGAGCTCTCCCTTCTTAAGCGCTTCAGCCCCCGCGCGGGAGCCTTTAACAGCTACAATGACTACACGCCTGAGCACGCGCCCGGACACCTTCCCACAGCCTCCCTCCAAGCCCTAAAAGAGGCTAGGGAAAGCGCAGGTCGAGCACGGGAGGAAACAAGGGAAGAGCTGAAAAATAGCATTGCTATGCATATAAGGGGCCTCGCGGTGTTAGTGCACCGTATGAGGGCTAAGAGGGCTTTGATCGTAGCTGAGGCGGGCGTCATGGCCGCCCTAACCGCGGCGGTCACGATGGCCGTCCAGGTCCCGGTGCCCGAGACTCACGGCTACATCAACCTTGGCGACACCATGGTCATGCTCTCCGGCGTGCTCTTCGGCCCCTTGGTCGGGGGACTGGCAGGCGGTCTGGGGTCGGCCCTGGCCGACCTGCTGTCCGGCTACGCCAGCTGGGCCCCCTTCACCCTCCTCATCAAGGGCGCTGAGGGCTTTGTCGTCGGTCTCCTCGCCAGGAGGGGTGGCCGGCTGTGGACGCTTGCCGGCTGCCTCGTCGGCGGGGCGGTGATGGTTCTCGGGTACTTCGCCGTGGAGTACGCGCTTT from Infirmifilum sp. NZ encodes:
- a CDS encoding ECF transporter S component, encoding MRAKRALIVAEAGVMAALTAAVTMAVQVPVPETHGYINLGDTMVMLSGVLFGPLVGGLAGGLGSALADLLSGYASWAPFTLLIKGAEGFVVGLLARRGGRLWTLAGCLVGGAVMVLGYFAVEYALYGVGAFAELPGNVVQAAVGAAVAVTVGPAVKRVLGRV